From the Rhea pennata isolate bPtePen1 chromosome 1, bPtePen1.pri, whole genome shotgun sequence genome, the window GCCAGACAGCTACATGGCAACTGAGATCCAATCAGCTGCAGCTATCACAATTCCAGATGGGTCAAGTTGTTGCCATTTTCAAGTTGCACAGAATTTCTGCTGACTTTTGTAGAATCTTCAGATCTTCCAAGCGTAGTGCTTCTACCAAAGTCAGGTGgtttttaagattttctttgtcCCTTTTCAACTGGGAAATCTGAAGTTTATAAAAACGGTATGAAATTACTTAAGATTCACTTTATTTAGCGTAAGACATGAACATATAATTCTGGAAAGCTAAGTTGTGGAAGAGATTCTGTGCAACCATGttgaaattcagtatttttgtatCTTCCACAAGAGTAGTTGTGgatgaagaaaatttgaaaaatatcatcACGTGGATAGAAAACACACTGGAACcgagaagagaaagggagactGAAAATGTCTACCTGACATCAGACTCCTAAGCCCACACAAACCTCAAGATGTATTCCACAATTCAGTTAGGCTCACACTCCATGCATACATGTGtttcctttgcaaaaaaaatatatatatatgtattttcataatCCCTTTCAATGATGATTATCCAACTTGACATTAGGTATACAcatttttttgccaaaattcagaaaggaaggagagattGTTTTTAACAGAGCTGTTACTTGGTCTTGGAGATCTCTCTTGGAGAAAATCGGCTAATTTCACAACACTGAAGGGTAGTTCATTTGGGTTGACCGGCTCTAAAGAGCACAGCCCTCACCTTCTGCAACAAGGGCACCTCACAGCAGATCTGCCATATCTTCTGTTTCCACATTATGTAAGTTTACATCCTCTTCTAAAAGATCACCCTCAACAAATGCATTCACACAGTGGGCAATGGAAGGCTAAAGACTTTTAACCTGTTTACAGGGCTTTGGATAAGCTTTGTAATGTGATCCACATTTTTGCTGCAGCTCGAAAATCTGCTGAGCATTTTAGTGGTACAAAAGcctttatttcttcagtgaagtCACTACGCTCCCCTCATTCTATTCTCACCCCTGAAAATTACACTACCATGTATCtatgagaggagaaaaagaaatctgggcTACCTTGTTCTTCTAACAAATTACCTGGAGAAGAACATGCTGCGTCTCCTCTACtaaaaaaaggcatattttttctgttacattCAACGTCTGCTCTTCATTTGTGGCTGAAACTACATCACCAAGCAGCGTTCTTTTCCAGCAGATACTAGAACCAAAACATTCAAACAACACAAAATCATTTGCTGTATTCCCCTACTGAACAATAAATCAATGGTTATACTAAGACATACTGTCACTGGTATAAGGCAAGTAAGGTTAACATACATAGGAAAGACACACAGCACTCAGACATCAAACTAATAATGCAAGGAAAATAGAAGAGAGGTTTAGTGGTCTGTAGCAGCAGTTCCTAATGCTGCTGGGATGACACTCCTTGCACTCCCACCCTTTCAGCCAAGGCCACAGTCAACACTTAGACTAACGCTTCTGGGCCTTACTGCTCTGCCATGCTATCACCAACTTCAGCAGCACCTTAGTAAGAAGTAAAAGTTAATCGCATTCAGGTAGAATTTATTAGCATGGCTTCTGCTAAATATCACCTCACATAATAACACACCTTATGGGCTTTAAACTAGTGTCACAGGGATTTATTTGTAGAACAACTTATTCCACTCAGTAATGAATCTTCAAAGCATAGATGGTCATCCAAATTAAAGccacaagaaaacatttttttatttattattacaaaaaatGTTCAGGCAACCATTTTCTGTCAGTGCTGGTTGAAGCAAATTTGGAATAAATGATCAAGACTGTACTGAGAGTCAATGGAGATGAGCTTCAGCAACATATTTAGCCTTAAAATTTCAGAAGCAGTCTCTGCAACACAACCTCAGAGAAATCAAGCAGAGTTAATAACACTTACAAGCCCCTCAAGCCACCAGAAAGATAGTCTGGAATCTGAACCTTAAAGTAATACCCAATTCTTgaaacagagagggaaaacaatAGTGTATGCCTAGtctttaaaacaggaaaataaaagaccGAAACAACAAGCAGGCCATGACATCACATTACATActttttttgatctttcttctttgcctcTCTCAGCCGCAGTCAATGAGATTGTCTCAGAAGATGCAAAACAATTACTTATCATAGTATCTTATACGTGGAAAgaacaagtaaagaaaaatgaaacatactCATTTGCTGAATATTTAAAGAGTACCGAAACTTACAATTCATCTTCTCCAAGATTTAATAACTTGAGGGCTGTGAGGAGTCTCCAAGATGGTCCATCCCATCCAAAGGTCAAGTTtctaaaaaaatgagaattacCAACAAGGAGAAAGTATACGTGACCTTTTATAGCATGACAACCATGCTCCTGACAAGCactttgaagaaataatttctggtCTTAGGGAATACAGGATTCCCTGACTCCCCTTACTCTGCTGCTGTCCACGGCTAGGAGACAGAATGGACCTTGAAGCCTATCTGAAGCTTTGATATTGGCATTTACCACTGGTATGCTCTTCCGCAAACAGCAAACATGTcagtttgttaaaaaataagtaagtattTTATGCTGGATTTTGACAATAGAAGCAAAATTCGACtcccagaaaaacagaaatgaaaacccAAACTGAACCTGATACCTACTCTAAAAAATCATGATTCTTTAGAATAGAAAGTTTCATATTTCTCTGGTTGTCCTGTGTTGGAAAATATCTGAGTAGAGTATCTGcgaaaaaaaacacattttaaaaatttaaataaatattacacaGGAGAAACCACAATCTTCAAttctgaaataacatttcagcCATATTTTACAAATGGACAAAGACCAAACACTGCAAAACCACAACATCTGAGTGAACTTAAATATaatcaaaaattaatttgaaaaaaaagcaatctgcaATATTGAATTCTTATAATAGAAATCCTGACTCAAATTGAAgctaaagaaaaacttctttacttaTTGAGGACCAGGGCTTCAATCTTGAAATCAATGATAGACTCTTAAGACATCCATTTGGAATCCCTACATAAATGCTGAGTAAGAGTCACCATTTCACAAAAGGCAAAGTTACTAAAGAACACTTTCAATTAGAAATCTCAATTCACTAAATTCTGTGCAGTCCAAAGGGTATCAAACACTATTCCACTTCTTGgaattggaaaatattttgatggtactaaaattaattttaacaatGTCTTAATATGCATTGTGCGTATGTGCACTGTGCATATAAATGCAAGTGTGTGAACTTCTTCACTGTCCTTTAATTATTCCTTTTACCCAGATCTCCTTTTGAAGAGATGCAGCATTAACTTGCTCAGATTCTGCTCTCCATTATTCTATCTCTCAATCTATATATCCAACCTGGTGAGACATAAACACTGCTGTGTGGGTTATCAATGGCAGTAAATCCATATTCTAGGAGGAGTCGCTGGTTATCATGAGGCCCATAGCAGATAAAcacttctttgtatttttcgCACTGTGAATCTGTCCTAATTTCATAGCTTCTGGTCTGTTCATTAAAAGCAGCCTTTACctttgagaaattaaaaataagatattttacTTTATGGCAGGAagagaggataaaaaaaattaattacacCTTGAACATTAAAGACTGTCAATATTGATCTATTCCCTAATACTATAACAAAAGAATGCAAACATCTAGTGTTACAGATGTCTGAGCAGGCAACTGATCTGGTGGATTCCACACTAGGACTACCTTATAAATACTAATATGAAGAACAAACATCAAAACCTTAGCCTGCAGGATGTACCACTCACCCTGTAGACAGAAACCCCACATCCACAAGTAAAAACAGCCTCATGCAGAGCTGGCCACTTTTGTGCTATCCCAGCTATCCAGGTGGAATTGCTCTGTACATGGCATTCTCCTCAGACTACACAGAAGCTGCTCTGAACCAAGGTAAAGGACTATGTAAGTCTTTAGATTTGTCATAGGATCTGAATCTTTtgggggagcagagcagggttATTTACAAGTGGCTCTTCCCAGTAGCTACACTGAAGGTAAATCTCACCCAAACTTTGTGCGCTGTCCCCATACCTTTGCTTTGCTACTTAACTAAAACATTTGAATCATTATTATTCAACTGTCCCAGGCTGAATAACAAGTTCCAAGATATATATAAACTGCACACTCAGCACTCCACAGTGGAGTAGTGTCCTCCTGACAGACAATTTCCCCACTCTGCCATCTCTCACTGAACTCCAGACACTCTTAATCTATCACGTATATGCATACTGTACCGAGTTAGCGCATTTACAAATAAAGAAGCTAAATGATCTATTTTTAGTCTCTTACCTGAACGTTTGGGCTGTGGTTTAGCAGATCTAAATATGGTGCCAAAGCATAAACATCTGGCTCAAGAGAGAAACATTCCCTCTGTGAATGTTTCATATATACTGTTCTGGTATTAACAGTGCACCAAGCCCACTCTAGGGCACTGTAGTTAAAAATAGTCTCTGTGTTCTCAGCAAACAATGgctgcagggaagagaaaaaagccttGGAAGACAGGTACAACTCATGGACCATTGTTCTCTGCTCCTGAGCCTTCCTTTTTAAAGGCTCAGGAAGAAGGCTTACTACATCTTGCTCCAAACAAACAGGACAAGTGTACATCTTGGGCAAAATATCAAGATATGGCTTCCACAAAGATTTCTCACCAGCATGCTTCTCTGCTATTAAAAACGTACACAGTGCTATCAAAGGAGATACAGGAGGCTTccatctgttaaaaaataaaataaaattaccaaTACAGCAGACACACAGAGGTAAGATAGGAAATGGCtgcaataatattttctgtcttctagTACTTTTAAATGTTACAAATAGTTTCTACTTTAAACTTTTTTGTAGTTCATCTGTAAGTCCTTTTGATGATTTCAAAGAGGCTTTTGAgttcattttattgaaaaactaaaaaagctGGCTTGTAGCAGCAATTTCAGGCTCaccatttttttgttgttttttgtttcttttttaagatacaAAACAAGTACTCATTGCAGTATAGGCCTTTGttctgaactttttaaaaggcTATGTTCACATCAGTGTTTTTTAACCTTATTTTAATCCCTTCTCTTATTAAAGCACATTCAAAGATTCCCAAGAAATCATTCATAACTGGCTGAAGCTATTTCAGTCCAAGCTGGCTTTAGGGGCAGGCCAAGTTCAAGCCAGTACTGTCTCTCCAACTCTGCCTGGCTAAAATGGACTGTTCTGTGTCCAAATCTTTCTTATCTGAGCATTCCACACATACAAAAGACCACAAGAAATACTCCTAAAAGTTAGGGTCTGCAGTTTAAAATCCTACTACCACTTAAGATGATTCATCTAGTAATGAGCCAAACCACAGAAAAGGCCAGCTGAGAAagtcttgttttcctttcctgccaCAAATGTCACTTTTCACTTACTTTGTAATGTATTCTCCTAAGCAGCTACTAAGGACAGTGTCTGTGGTGAGTAAGCATTTTTCAGGCAATGAGATAACGAGTTCCCCTGCctatgagggaaaaaaaaaaaaaaaaaaaaaaaaaaacagaacacacagaatacacatatacacacacacacacaaaaagaacaGTAAAGGTCAAGTGTAAAGGGCTCTTTTAGCACAcgatttctgaaaacagaaacattccCCAGAGAATACTAATGCCAGGAAGCACAAGGATGAGATGCCCAACTTGATGGAAACTGGCATGGTTTTAAGACAGTCACAGTCCAGGGAAGGAGGATGACTGCAGTCAGTATGAACTGTCACTGCTAGAGAGTTAGTTGTTCACAGGGTTTGCTGCCTGGCTGATCAGCATCATCACCTTTGCACTGacatatattttacattagATCTTACAAATATCTGGACTTGTATCAGCACAGCAGTATGAGAAAGAGCTATTTAAGGCCATGTTTATCCTGTCCTTGTTTGCCAAGACTGTGTCTGTGTAAACCAGCCTTCCTGTCTGGCTTGAGCCATATGTGTTCAGCCCCATAAACAGAGGGTATAGATCTTCCCTTTCCATTCTACATCTGACTTTCCACTGCATCTGCTTCCCATCTCTTGCTACATTCTCTACTCCACAAAAGGCTCAGTGTTTGGTTTGATTATTTTAACACATTGTATCAGTATTTAACATATTGCTCTCATACTAGTTACGAAACCTTTCTGATAAGCCTGTTCTCTGACGGCATTTTTCAGCCCAAGCTCAGACTTTCTGTGTC encodes:
- the SETD4 gene encoding SET domain-containing protein 4, which encodes MKKNRGRTGRKRRRKHLQSFMNGVNCSHKLEYIKLKKWLKDRGFEDSNLRPAEFGDTGRGLMTMKALQAGELVISLPEKCLLTTDTVLSSCLGEYITKWKPPVSPLIALCTFLIAEKHAGEKSLWKPYLDILPKMYTCPVCLEQDVVSLLPEPLKRKAQEQRTMVHELYLSSKAFFSSLQPLFAENTETIFNYSALEWAWCTVNTRTVYMKHSQRECFSLEPDVYALAPYLDLLNHSPNVQVKAAFNEQTRSYEIRTDSQCEKYKEVFICYGPHDNQRLLLEYGFTAIDNPHSSVYVSPDTLLRYFPTQDNQRNMKLSILKNHDFLENLTFGWDGPSWRLLTALKLLNLGEDEFICWKRTLLGDVVSATNEEQTLNVTEKICLFLVEETQHVLLQISQLKRDKENLKNHLTLVEALRLEDLKILQKSAEILCNLKMATT